From Aedes albopictus strain Foshan chromosome 1, AalbF5, whole genome shotgun sequence, one genomic window encodes:
- the LOC134285361 gene encoding uncharacterized protein LOC134285361, giving the protein MFYQPSAQVPQTTFRHPSSNVEFLHRNRQPGTAVQFRQPLDNQSTHQHAGPVPVLQYTRRGHPSAPIEQFQPTTGGYQVPRLDPAPHFSRHQESNLRDVEDNVCILNRSQLAARQAVSKELPEFYGNPEDWPLFFSMYNSSTQMCGFSNEENMLRLRKCLRGKALEAVRCRLLHPSNVNSVISTLKMLYGRPEAIVQSAIRKVRSLPSPQVERLDTVVNFALTVENLVATIEACGIEDFVYNASLKFELVDRLPPGLKLDWAKHSRNIPSPNLLDFSGWLYSIAEDASAVMQTSVGGSRGRGTKDGFVNIHAETEHSGETRSEPTIQGSSSVAVHDCFVCKGRCPSIVKCKRFGELSLDAKWAVVRDAKLCRKCLRRHNGSCRQQKPCEVNGCTFLHHPLLHNKLQDTEKVQSDRASPSTIGSCNVHQVQTSEVLFRIVPVQLHGPSKVIQTYAFIDDGSELTLLEDSLAEELRVKGPRTSLCLKWTGGTKRVEAESQIVDVGISSTGKSDQPYRMTKVHTIQNLQLRPQTLVLTELLQRFKHLKGLPIESYTNVCPRILIGLDNATLGHVMQGREGKSCEPIAVKTRLGWIVYGSCSRTQQDISYVNVHAIEVCECNRVSDDDLHTAMKEYFALDSLGIAKPSKILRSAEDERAMAILEKQTNRKEDRYESGLLWKYDDVRFPNSSGMAFRRWQCLDRRMKRDKTFSETIQLKMTDYVNKGYVRKLTDAELNTRKALEWYLPVFPVTNPNKPGKVRLVWDAAAAAYGVSLNSLLLKGPDLLTSLLTVLVQFRQFRIAVCGDIREMYLQILLKQDVRLCFFWKDSEDDENPSVYTMLVLPFGVSCAPTIAQYVKNTNAQRFAKEHPAAVHAIVDQHYVDDMLMSTETEQEAIDVARNVKKIHAEAGFEMRNWISNCPQVLQALEEPLTKEKSLNLEDGVITEKVLGMWWNTATDCFFFKISPRYDPELMSGQRRPTKREVLRTLMMIFDPLGLIGHFLMYLKGVLQEIWRTSVGWDELIEEKQFGMWMEWLNVLPEVAKVEIPRCFRTTTSIESSNEVQLHVFVDASETGFAAVAYLRFQERQTIETALVGSKTRVAPIKFLSIPRSELQASVIGVRLANTIQQSLTIKVNRRFFWTDSTDVISWIQSDHRRYSQFVAFRVSEILETSDVREWQWIQTKQNVADEGTKWKRVPDMSGSSRWLNGPDFLSKPEAEWPVKHQTSGTTVEELRPHLLVHLVSSEAIIDPHRFSNGPNCYAVWLTCSVLSKIQGFPNRRGALGL; this is encoded by the coding sequence ATGTTTTACCAACCTTCAGCGCAAGTACCGCAAACTACGTTCCGTCATCCATCATCGAACGTAGAATTCCTTCACCGGAACCGTCAACCTGGTACAGCAGTCCAGTTTCGTCAGCCCCTTGATAATCAGTCTACACATCAGCATGCAGGTCCAGTTCCGGTACTTCAATACACGCGACGAGGACACCCATCGGCCCCAATAGAACAGTTTCAGCCAACCACTGGGGGCTATCAAGTGCCTCGATTGGATCCAGCACCTCATTTCTCTAGACACCAGGAATCCAATCTTCGAGACGTGGAAGACAACGTTTGCATACTCAACCGAAGTCAGTTGGCAGCTCGCCAAGCCGTATCCAAAGAATTACCGGAGTTCTATGGAAATCCAGAGGATTGGCCGTTATTTTTCTCCATGTATAACTCCTCTACGCAGATGTGCGGTTTTTCTAATGAGGAGAATATGCTTAGACTCCGAAAATGCCTGAGGGGAAAAGCTCTTGAAGCAGTGCGATGCCGACTGCTACATCCTTCTAACGTTAACAGCGTAATTTCCACCTTGAAGATGTTGTACGGGAGACCGGAAGCCATCGTGCAATCAGCAATCCGGAAAGTCCGGTCATTGCCGTCACCGCAAGTAGAGCGGCTCGATACAGTGGTAAACTTCGCACTAACAGTCGAAAATTTGGTGGCCACAATCGAAGCATGCGGAATCGAGGATTTTGTGTATAACGCTTCTTTGAAATTTGAACTGGTGGATCGTCTACCTCCTGGACTGAAGTTGGATTGGGCGAAGCATTCCAGAAATATCCCATCGCCCAATCTATTGGATTTCAGCGGATGGCTGTATTCGATTGCTGAGGATGCTAGCGCAGTAATGCAGACTTCGGTTGGCGGAAGCAGAGGCCGTGGGACGAAAGATGGATTTGTGAATATTCACGCGGAAACTGAACACTCAGGGGAAACGCGAAGCGAGCCCACGATACAAGGATCATCTTCAGTAGCTGTACATGATTGCTTCGTGTGTAAAGGTAGATGTCCATCAATCGTCAAATGCAAACGTTTTGGGGAGTTGAGCCTGGATGCGAAGTGGGCCGTTGTTCGCGACGCAAAACTGTGCCGTAAATGCTTACGAAGGCACAATGGATCCTGTAGGCAACAAAAACCTTGCGAAGTCAACGGCTGTACGTTTTTGCATCATCCGCTACTGCATAATAAATTGCAGGATACAGAAAAGGTGCAATCAGACCGAGCATCGCCGAGTACCATCGGAAGCTGCAACGTTCATCAGGTTCAAACCAGTGAAGTTTTATTCCGTATTGTTCCGGTGCAGCTGCATGGGCCATCGAAAGTTATTCAGACATACGCGTTCATTGACGATGGCTCGGAACTAACGCTACTGGAGGACAGTTTAGCAGAGGAACTTAGAGTAAAAGGACCTCGAACATCGTTGTGCTTGAAGTGGACGGGAGGAACCAAGAGAGTGGAAGCTGAATCGCAAATAGTTGATGTGGGAATATCGTCGACCGGAAAATCGGATCAGCCATACAGGATGACCAAAGTCCACACGATACAAAATCTGCAACTTCGACCTCAGACCTTAGTGCTCACCGAATTGCTGCAACGTTTCAAGCACTTGAAAGGATTACCGATCGAATCATACACGAATGTGTGTCCCCGCATCCTGATTGGCCTGGACAATGCTACACTGGGACATGTAATGCAAGGACGGGAAGGAAAGTCCTGTGAACCAATAGCGGTTAAGACTCGGTTAGGATGGATCGTATATGGAAGTTGTTCGCGAACACAGCAAGACATTAGCTACGTGAACGTGCATGCTATTGAGGTATGCGAATGCAACAGAGTCTCGGACGATGATCTTCACACTGCCATGAAGGAATACTTCGCTTTGGACAGCCTCGGGATCGCGAAGCCCAGTAAGATCCTACGGTCTGCGGAGGACGAGCGAGCAATGGCAATTCTGGAAAAGCAAACTAACCGGAAGGAAGACCGGTATGAATCGGGGTTGCTCTGGAAGTACGATGATGTTCGCTTTCCAAACAGCTCAGGGATGGCTTTCAGAAGATGGCAGTGTTTGGATCGACGAATGAAACGCGATAAAACGTTTTCGGAAACAATTCAATTGAAAATGACTGATTATGTGAATAAGGGATACGTGCGCAAGTTAACGGACGCAGAACTGAATACACGGAAGGCTTTGGAGTGGTATTTGCCTGTTTTTCCGGTAACGAATCCCAATAAACCGGGGAAGGTAAGACTGGTGTGGGATGCAGCTGCCGCTGCGTACGGCGTTTCTCTCAACTCGCTGTTACTCAAGGGTCCGGACCTCTTGACGTCCCTCCTCACCGTTCTCGTACAGTTTCGACAATTCCGAATTGCTGTTTGCGGGGACATTCGGGAGATGTATCTGCAGATTCTATTGAAACAGGATGTTCGATTGTGCTTTTTCTGGAAAGACAGCGAAGACGATGAAAACCCTAGTGTGTACACGATGTTGGTGTTGCCATTTGGAGTGTCATGTGCCCCAACCATTGCGCAATATGTGAAAAACACTAACGCTCAGCGGTTCGCCAAGGAGCATCCTGCGGCTGTCCATGCTATCGTTGACCAACATTACGTTGACGATATGCTTATGAGTACTGAAACTGAACAAGAAGCGATTGACGTGGCAAGAAACGTCAAGAAGATCCATGCTGAAGCCGGCTTCGAGATGAGAAACTGGATCTCGAATTGTCCGCAAGTTTTGCAAGCGCTAGAAGAGCCACTAACGAAGGAGAAAAGCCTTAACCTGGAAGATGGTGTGATAACCGAAAAAGTATTGGGCATGTGGTGGAATACGGCCACCGATTGTTTCTTCTTCAAGATTTCACCACGGTATGACCCGGAACTGATGTCTGGACAACGAAGGCCCACGAAACGCGAAGTTCTACGAACCCTGATGATGATCTTTGACCCCTTGGGGCTTATCGGTCATTTTTTGATGTACCTGAAAGGAGTACTGCAAGAAATCTGGCGTACTTCGGTCGGGTGGGATGAGTTAATCGAAGAAAAGCAGTTCGGAATGTGGATGGAGTGGCTCAACGTTCTTCCAGAGGTGGCGAAGGTAGAAATACCGCGATGCTTCAGGACCACTACATCGATCGAAAGCTCAAACGAAGTACAGTTGCACGTTTTTGTTGACGCTAGCGAGACGGGATTTGCAGCAGTGGCTTATCTTCGATTTCAGGAGAGACAAACAATCGAAACAGCGTTAGTGGGATCGAAAACTCGTGTTGCACCGATCAAGTTCCTATCGATCCCACGCTCAGAGCTTCAGGCCAGCGTCATCGGAGTAAGATTAGCGAACACCATACAGCAATCTCTCACTATCAAGGTAAACCGGCGTTTCTTTTGGACCGATTCAACGGACGTTATCAGTTGGATTCAATCTGACCATCGGCGATACAGCCAATTCGTCGCGTTTCGTGTAAGCGAAATATTGGAAACATCTGATGTTAGAGAGTGGCAATGGATACAAACGAAACAAAACGTCGCAGATGAAGGAACCAAATGGAAACGAGTTCCAGACATGAGTGGATCCAGCCGGTGGCTGAACGGGCCGGATTTTTTAAGCAAACCGGAAGCAGAATGGCCCGTCAAGCATCAAACTTCTGGAACAACTGTAGAAGAATTACGTCCTCATCTGCTTGTGCATCTTGTGTCATCTGAAGCCATCATTGATCCTCATAGATTCTCAAATGGACCGAACTGCTACGCCGTATGGCTTACGTGTTCCGTTTTGTCAAAAATACAAGGATTTCCGAACAGGAGAGGAGCTTTGGGCCTTTGA